From a region of the Candidatus Hydrogenedentota bacterium genome:
- a CDS encoding prepilin-type N-terminal cleavage/methylation domain-containing protein, which produces MSRSRGFTLIELLVVIAIIGILAAILLPALARARESARRASCQNNLKEFGLVFKMYANEAPGGMFPPVNPQGKDVKGILMCPDAEAIYPEYLTDDSIFVCPSSARVMVEDMTRGDGTSILRFDIDQSYDVWKATFSYYYLGFLFDQAEDTDHPVDVAPFFSALGITPPAGDTTAAGQITFWYLTMISKPSGVIWSDLSSRAAVKKDLDEDVTVQPPIGNGEGDTIYRLREGIERFLITDINNPAASARAQSEVFIMMDAVSVKASDFSHVPGGSNVLYMDGHVDFIRYPVQAPVNRSGALLGYANSQ; this is translated from the coding sequence ATGAGCCGCAGTAGAGGTTTCACGCTGATCGAGTTGCTGGTGGTTATCGCCATCATCGGCATCCTGGCCGCCATCCTGCTGCCGGCCCTGGCGCGCGCCCGCGAATCGGCGCGCAGGGCCAGTTGCCAGAACAACCTCAAGGAGTTCGGCCTCGTCTTCAAGATGTATGCGAACGAGGCGCCCGGCGGTATGTTCCCGCCCGTCAATCCGCAGGGCAAGGACGTTAAGGGGATTCTGATGTGCCCGGACGCCGAAGCCATTTATCCGGAGTATCTCACGGACGACAGCATCTTTGTGTGCCCCTCCAGCGCGCGGGTGATGGTCGAAGACATGACCCGCGGCGACGGCACCAGCATCCTCAGGTTCGACATCGACCAAAGCTATGATGTCTGGAAGGCAACCTTCTCCTACTACTACCTGGGATTTCTCTTTGACCAAGCCGAAGACACCGACCATCCGGTTGATGTGGCGCCGTTCTTCAGCGCGCTGGGCATCACGCCGCCCGCTGGGGACACGACCGCGGCCGGCCAGATAACCTTCTGGTATCTGACCATGATCTCCAAGCCCAGCGGCGTGATCTGGAGCGACCTCTCAAGCCGGGCCGCGGTCAAGAAAGACCTTGACGAGGACGTGACGGTCCAACCCCCGATCGGAAATGGCGAAGGCGACACGATTTACCGGCTTCGCGAAGGCATTGAACGGTTCCTGATCACGGACATCAACAACCCCGCGGCCAGCGCACGAGCGCAAAGCGAGGTCTTCATCATGATGGACGCCGTCTCGGTCAAGGCATCCGACTTCAGCCACGTCCCCGGCGGTTCGAACGTCTTGTACATGGACGGTCACGTGGATTTCATCCGCTATCCTGTCCAGGCGCCCGTAAACCGCAGCGGAGCCTTGCTCGGGTACGCCAACAGCCAGTGA